The Primulina eburnea isolate SZY01 chromosome 8, ASM2296580v1, whole genome shotgun sequence genome contains a region encoding:
- the LOC140839791 gene encoding vacuolar protein-sorting-associated protein 37 homolog 1-like, whose protein sequence is MFKNFWNSQEQQSQPRPQETSTNSNSWYPPSVVGSPSSSHPATPGAGSSSSSGISRPADRQNSPVNVSPAEAAGIIAALKDKSVDELRKLLSDKEAYQNLLLSLEPVKTQNRVRDELRNETLQLARENLEKEPRIMELRNQCRIIRTTELASAQEKLHDLERKKEETLKYYSPSSLLHRLQDAMNKTEEESDALHRQLLDREIDLSAFVQKYKKMRYTYHKRALTHLSAKTSFTA, encoded by the exons GAGACGTCTACAAATTCAAATTCGTGGTATCCGCCTTCTGTTGTTGGTTCACCCAGCTCTTCACACCCGGCGACGCCTGGCGCTGGCTCCAGCAGTTCTAGCGGTATATCAAGACCTGCAGATCGACAGAACTCTCCGGTGAATGTTTCACCTGCAGAAGCCGCAGGCATCATTGCTGCGTTGAAAGATAAAAG TGTTGATGAGCTAAGGAAACTCTTATCTGACAAGGAGGCTTATCAGAACCTCTTACTTTCACTTGAACCTGTGAAAACTCAAAACAGG GTCAGGGATGAACTGAGGAACGAAACGCTGCAGCTTGCTA GAGAGAATCTGGAAAAAGAACCACGCATAATGGAGCTTAGGAATCAG TGTAGAATCATTCGAACTACTGAACTGGCCTCTGCACAAGAAAAACTGCATGATTTGGAGAGGAAAAAGGAAGAAACGCTGAAATATTATTCTCCTTCTTCTCTCCTGCATAGACTACAAG atgcaatgaataaaaCAGAAGAGGAATCCGATGCCTTACATAGGCAGCTTCTTGACAGAGAGATTGATCTATCAGCTTTTGTACAAAAATACAAGAAGATGCGCTACACTTACCATAAACGTGCTCTTACCCATCTTTCTGCAAAGACATCTTTCACGGCTTGA